In the Dioscorea cayenensis subsp. rotundata cultivar TDr96_F1 chromosome 12, TDr96_F1_v2_PseudoChromosome.rev07_lg8_w22 25.fasta, whole genome shotgun sequence genome, one interval contains:
- the LOC120273577 gene encoding deaminated glutathione amidase, chloroplastic/cytosolic-like isoform X3, with translation MVSLLRLLNLSMELLCIDIVLWQGLMWMSLGTWFTRRVILPHQVVAAAQAGKHNEKRESYGDSLIIDPWGRIIARLPDRLSTGIAIADIDLSNIESVRMRMPISELYYYYLHHGYQNLVY, from the exons ATGGTGAGTCTCTTGAGATTGCTGAACCTATCGATGGAACTATTATGCATAGATATTGTTCTCTGGCAAG GTTTGATGTGGATGTCCCTGGGAACATGGTTTACAAGGAGAGTAATTTTACCACACCAG GTAGTTGCAGCTGCTCAAGCTGGAAAGCACaatgagaaaagagaaagctaTGGTGATTCACTAATTATTGATCCATGGGGAAGAATTATAGCTCGATTACCTG ATCGTCTTTCTACTGGAATAGCCATCGCTGATATTGATTTATCAAATATTGAATCTGTTAGGATGAGGATGCCGATTTCAGAG CTGTATTACTACTATCTGCATCATGGCTATCAAAACTTGGTCTATTAA
- the LOC120273083 gene encoding receptor-like protein EIX2: MPSANYKASPPFLRFPSTQHQVSILSSLLLLLLCLALMMPFITSTSTSTTTISDSTTKGCIKAERDALLAFKAQIIHDKAHPISSWGDQNDDDCCHWAGVHCNNNTGHVFRLKLQRRRPRQYYYDDGFGLSRMTPKCDEWDLSGNISESLIGLQHLKFLDLSNNCFLNISIPKFLGSLDHLVHLDLSYSGFTGIIPHELGNLTRLRYLNLAFNDYYYERVLLKVDDAEWLSGLSSLRYLSMNGVDFYGVNNVMQSLNKLQHLEHVSLFDCSMNSVPGSLPHLNFTSLTFMDIGRNFMFDNTSIPEWLFRIPNLRELRLYFNGFIGAIPASIGNATSLQFLDLAGNRGISGDMPSGFGDLCNLQWLLLDGTFVGKSLEEDFRDAFSGCIRRNLIGLFFQDSSLQGLLPDWLGEFTNLTYLYLSSNSFNSSIPASIGRLSKLQELYLYDNALNGSIPESFGRLSGLEYLDLRGNDLNGPIPESLPQLSNLVRLDLGYNFNYYNSVITEAHLANLTSLKDLILDHTNLVLNISTDRIPGFQPNLIYLSYCNLGPKFPVWLANQVNLDSLDISNTGIKDSIPDWFWNITYSISYLDLSNNEINGRLPHSFKFKAKLDGVRIFLGSNRFEGSVPYFPPGIVALNLSNNLLSGNIPSDIGNFGEIRPRLTSLFLSSNNLNGSIPDSICNFKYLVLLELSNNHFEGSIPNCWNNLTSLQYLILANNSLAGEVPNSLINSSLSLQVLHLSNNQLHGEFPSFLKKCTSMTTLAFDHNNFFAEIPSWVGETMTSLMILTLKENNFSGNLPLLSNLTSLHFLDLSHNSFVGNIPQSYGNLTGMINISMNGGAMFYTNASEVLVITMIVSTKGEDLQYGVILSSFKFIDLSANKLSGQIPEEIVNLVALQNLDLSCNKLSGEIPSNIGLMQSLESLDLSRNMLIGSIPPSLSTIDFLGSLNLSHNNLSGKIPYTRHLTSFNNPSILCW; encoded by the coding sequence TATACATGACAAGGCTCATCCCATCTCATCGTGGGGTGATCAAAATGATGACGACTGCTGTCACTGGGCTGGCGTGCACTGCAACAACAATACTGGTCATGTCTTTCGTCTCAAACTCCAACGCAGGCGACCACGAcaatattattatgatgatgGTTTTGGCTTGAGTCGCATGACTCCTAAGTGCGATGAGTGGGACCTGAGTGGCAACATCAGTGAATCTCTTATTGGCCTCCAGCACCTCAAATTCCTTGATCTTAGCAACAATTGCTTCCTCAATATCTCCATCCCAAAGTTTTTGGGTTCTTTGGACCACCTGGTTCATCTTGACCTTAGCTACTCAGGCTTCACTGGCATCATACCTCATGAGCTTGGTAATCTCACCAGGCTGCGTTACCTCAACCTAGcatttaatgattattattatgaaagaGTACTACTCAAGGTTGATGATGCTGAGTGGCTATCTGGTCTATCTTCTCTCAGATACTTGTCTATGAATGGCGTCGATTTCTATGGGGTGAACAATGTCATGCAATCACTCAACAAGCTTCAGCATTTAGAACATGTTTCTCTGTTTGACTGTAGTATGAACAGCGTCCCTGGGTCACTTCCACATCTCAACTTCACCTCCCTCACTTTCATGGATATCGGACGGAACTTCATGTTCGACAACACTAGCATCCCAGAATGGCTCTTCAGAATACCCAACCTACGTGAGCTCCGCTTGTATTTCAATGGTTTTATCGGTGCCATCCCTGCATCTATTGGAAATGCAACTTCTCTTCAATTTCTGGACTTGGCCGGCAATAGAGGAATTTCTGGTGATATGCCGAGTGGATTTGGCGACCTCTGCAATCTCCAGTGGCTCCTCTTGGATGGCACTTTTGTAGGGAAGAGCTTGGAGGAGGATTTCAGAGACGCATTCTCTGGATGCATAAGGCGAAATTTGATTGGACTTTTTTTTCAAGATAGCTCACTACAAGGTCTTTTGCCAGATTGGTTGGGTGAATTCACAAATCTCACCTATCTCTATCTTTCTTCTAATTCCTTCAACAGCTCCATTCCTGCATCTATTGGCAGATTGTCAAAGCTACAAGAATTGTATCTTTATGATAATGCATTAAATGGCTCCATCCCTGAATCTTTTGGAAGACTCTCAGGACTGGAATATTTGGATCTTAGAGGCAATGATTTAAATGGCCCCATCCCCGAAAGCCTCCCGCAACTTTCAAATTTGGTGAGATTGGATCTTGGTTACAACTTTAACTACTACAACTCTGTTATCACCGAAGCTCATTTGGCTAATCTCACAAGTCTCAAGGACCTTATCCTTGATCATACCAATTTGGTCCTTAATATAAGCACTGATCGGATTCCAGGGTTTCAGCCTAACCTCATATACTTATCTTATTGTAACCTTGGACCAAAATTTCCAGTTTGGCTGGCCAACCAAGTGAATCTTGACTCTTTGGATATATCTAATACTGGAATCAAGGATTCAATACCTGATTGGTTTTGGAACATCACGTACAGTATATCATACTTAGATCTCAGCAACAATGAGATCAATGGAAGACTGCCTCATAGCTTTAAATTTAAAGCCAAACTAGATGGTGTTAGAATATTCCTTGGCTCCAATCGTTTTGAGGGATCTGTTCCTTATTTTCCTCCTGGCATTGTTGCACTGAACTTGAGCAATAACTTACTTTCAGGAAACATTCCCTCTGATATTGGGAACTTTGGAGAAATCAGACCTCGGCTTACTTCCCTCTTTTTATCTTCAAACAACCTGAATGGTAGTATTCCAGACTCTATTTGCAATTTCAAATACCTTGTGTTATTGGAACTCTCCAACAATCACTTTGAAGGGTCAATCCCGAATTGCTGGAACAATTTGACAAGCCTACAATATCTTATCTTGGCAAACAACTCATTGGCAGGTGAGGTTCCAAATTCCCTCATAAATTCTTCGCTATCTTTACAAGTGTTGCACTTAAGCAACAATCAATTGCATGGAGAGTTTCCATCATTCTTGAAGAAGTGCACTTCCATGACCACTCTTGCTTTTGACCACAACAATTTCTTTGCCGAGATTCCTAGTTGGGTGGGAGAAACCATGACTTCATTGATGATCTTgactttgaaagaaaataatttctcaGGTAACTTGCCTTTATTATCCAATCTCACATCACTTCATTTCTTGGATCTTTCCCACAACTCATTTGTAGGCAACATACCACAATCCTATGGCAACCTCACGGGCATGATAAATATTAGTATGAATGGTGGAGCAATGTTTTACACTAATGCATCTGAAGTGCTAGTAATTACAATGATTGTGTCAACAAAAGGAGAAGACCTTCAATATGGAGTCATTCTTTCATCCTTCAAATTCATTGACCTTTCTGCAAATAAATTATCAGGCCAAATCCCAGAAGAAATAGTTAACTTAGTTGCATTACAAAACTTGGATTTGTCATGTAATAAATTGTCTGGTGAAATCCCCAGTAATATAGGTCTCATGCAATCATTGGAATCTCTCGATCTCTCAAGAAACATGCTCATAGGGTCAATTCCTCCTAGCCTCTCTACAATAGATTTCCTAGGAAGCTTAAATTTGTCACACAATAACTTGTCTGGAAAAATTCCTTATACTAGACACTTGACCAGTTTTAATAATCCATCTATTTTATGCTGGTAA
- the LOC120273296 gene encoding receptor-like protein EIX2 — MESAGCKASSPLIFLFPQQQVLFLLSLLCLALILPFITSSATTSTSNITSRDCIKEERDALLTFKAQMTYHKIYPISSWGDQTDECCHWDGVRCDNNSGHVVRLDLKGALDWGLRGNISQSLLVLQHLTYLDLSDNFFVNFSIPKLLGLLENLVYLDLRYSGFTGVIPHELGNLTRPRYLNLDAEEGRGYSKVDDAEWLSGLSSLEYLFMDHVNFSGVDNVMQSLNKLQHLKEVYLFECSMNIISESLPYLNFTSLVVMDISSNMFGNTSIPEWLFRMPSLCDLNMYSTGLAGSIPSSVGNASSLQFLDLRGNEGISGDMPRGFGNLCNLQGLYLDGTFVGKSLNEFRDAFSRCINLNLNVLYFRNSSLQGPLPDWLGELINLTSLDLSTNNLHSSIPAPIGKLSQLQELYLYSNALNGFIPKSLGRLSSLQHLDLRDNALNGSIPASLGRLSGLQYLDLAANALIGSIPASLGRLSRLQYLSLSDNALNGSVPASLGNLSELQYLLLGGNELNGPAPENLSQLSNLITFDLSNNFNYNSVITETHLAHLTSLKYLILDYTNLALNISTNWIPVFQAFEVNLHHGQVGPKFPLWLANQVTLKHLVLSNTGIKDSIPDWFWNNTHILSFLDLSNNEINGQLPQRLQAGEYSLRIFLSSNCFEGSIPYFSPMVGALDLSNNSFSGMIPSNLGNFGGIRPQLTFLSLSSNNLSGGIPNSLCNLVDLVLLDFSNNHLEGPIPNCWNNLTHLRYLILANNSLADLSHNLFTGSIPPSYGNFTSMINSSMHGGAKFSIKISEVLVVMITVSTKGMELQFGVTLSSLKFIDLSANNLSGQIPKEIVNLVGLQNLDLSCNNLSGEIPDDIGLMQSLESLDLSRNKLIGPIPPSLSTLHFLESLNLSHNNLCGKIPYCSQLTTFNDPSIYAGNINLCGAPLSKNCTSDEPKSNSHVDDQEDEDDKDDLPIWFYIGLMSGFVIGFWITRFFSGHLLRPSLRPSLRPVPSFFLLFFLYLFFFHPLIHTLKILRALDSTNPARAPAPPLPSSAPHPSPVVPPPRPRPCPRPGRHPASPPPHLASPTCRAPAPPPPSSAPTRVPQPAPRLRDPAARRPRTRLDQRAQARASDSARLQPRRRSRSSISPPHARLQPPAATPPAPATRRKMMLVAVARRKMMFSRPAISSQIP, encoded by the exons ATGGAATCTGCTGGCTGCAAGGCATCGTCACCACTCATATTCCTTTTCCCACAACAACAAGTATTGTTcctattatcattattatgtcTTGCTTTGATATTGCCCTTCATCACTAGCAGTGCTACTACTAGCACTAGTAATATTACTAGTAGAGACTGCATCAAGGAGGAACGAGACGCCCTCCTCACATTCAAAGCCCAAATGACATATCACAAGATTTATCCCATCTCGTCATGGGGTGATCAAACTGATGAATGCTGCCACTGGGATGGCGTGCGCTGTGACAACAATTCTGGTCACGTCGTCCGCCTTGACCTCAAAGGCGCTCTTGATTGGGGCCTGAGAGGCAACATTAGTCAATCTCTTCTTGTCCTCCAGCACCTCACATACCTTGATCTTAGTGACAATTTCTTTGTCAATTTCTCCATCCCAAAATTATTGGGTTTGTTGGAGAACCTGGTTTATCTCGACCTCCGCTACTCGGGCTTCACTGGTGTCATACCTCACGAGCTCGGTAATCTCACAAGGCCGCGTTACCTCAACCTAGATGCTGAGGAAGGACGTGGTTATAGCAAAGTTGATGATGCTGAATGGCTATCTGGTCTATCTTCTTTGGAATACCTGTTTATGGATCATGTCAACTTTTCTGGTGTGGACAATGTTATGCAATCACTCAACAAGCTTCAACATTTAAAAgaggtttatttatttgaatgcaGCATGAACATCATCTCTGAGTCTCTCCCATATCTCAACTTCACCTCCCTTGTTGTCATGGATATCAGCTCCAACATGTTCGGCAACACTAGCATCCCAGAATGGCTCTTTAGAATGCCCAGCCTATGTGATCTCAACATGTACTCCACTGGGTTGGCCGGCTCCATCCCTTCTTCTGTTGGAAACGCAAGTTCTCTTCAATTTCTGGATTTGCGCGGCAATGAAGGAATTTCTGGTGATATGCCAAGAGGATTTGGTAATCTCTGCAATCTCCAGGGGCTCTACTTGGATGGCACTTTTGTGGGGAAGAGCTTGAATGAATTCAGAGATGCATTCTCTAGATGCATCAACCTAAATTTGAATGTGCTTTATTTTCGAAATAGCTCACTACAGGGTCCTTTGCCAGATTGGTTGGGTGAACTCATAAATCTCACTTCTCTTGATCTTTCTACAAATAACCTTCACAGCTCCATTCCTGCACCTATTGGCAAACTGTCACAACTGCAAGAATTGTATCTTTATAGCAATGCATTAAATGGCTTCATCCCTAAATCCCTGGGAAGACTCTCAAGCTTGCAACATTTGGATCTTCGGGATAATGCTTTAAATGGCTCCATCCCTGCATCCCTTGGAAGACTCTCAGGATTGCAATATTTGGATCTTGCAGCAAATGCATTAATTGGCTCCATACCTGCATCTCTGGGAAGACTCTCAAGATTGCAATATTTGTCTCTTAGCGACAATGCATTAAATGGCTCAGTCCCTGCATCTCTGGGAAACCTCTCGGAACTACAATATTTGCTTCTTGGAGGTAATGAACTAAATGGTCCTGCCCCAGAAAATTTGTCGCAACTCTCAAATTTGATTACATTCGATCTTAGTAACAACTTCAACTACAACTCTGTTATCACCGAAACTCACTTGGCCCATCTCACAAGCCTCAAATACCTAATCCTTGACTATACCAATTTGGCACTCAATATTAGCACTAATTGGATTCCAGTGTTTCAGGCTTTCGAAGTAAACCTACATCATGGTCAGGTTGGGCCGAAATTTCCACTTTGGCTAGCCAACCAAGTGACTCTTAAACATCTGGTCCTATCCAATACTGGAATCAAGGATTCAATACCTGATTGGTTCTGGAACAACACACACATTCTCAGCTTCTTAGATCTCAGCAACAATGAGATCAACGGACAGCTGCCTCAACGTTTACAAGCTGGAGAATATAGTTTGAGAATATTTCTTAGTTCCAATTGCTTTGAGGGATCTATTCCTTATTTTTCTCCTATGGTTGGTGCACTGGACTTGAGCAATAACTCTTTTTCAGGAATGATTCCCTCAAATCTTGGAAACTTTGGAGGAATAAGACCTCAGCTCACTTTCCTTTCTTTATCTTCAAACAATTTATCCGGTGGTATTCCGAACTCTCTTTGTAATTTGGTGGACCTTGTGTTATTGGACTTCTCCAACAATCATTTGGAAGGACCAATCCCAAATTGTTGGAACAATTTGACGCACCTAAGATACCTCATCTTGGCAAACAACTCACTAGCAG ATCTTTCCCACAACTTATTTACTGGAAGCATACCACCATCATATGGCAACTTCACAAGCATGATAAATTCTAGTATGCATGGTGGAGCAAAGTTTTCCATTAAAATATCAGAAGTGCTTGTGGTTATGATTACCGTGTCAACAAAAGGAATGGAACTCCAATTTGGAGTCACTCTTTCATCTCTCAAATTTATAGATCTCTCTGCAAATAATCTGTCAGGCCAAATCCCAAAAGAAATAGTCAACCTAGTTGGATTACAAAATTTGGATTTATCATGTAATAATTTGTCAGGTGAGATCCCGGATGATATTGGTCTAATGCAATCATTGGAATCTCTCGATCTCTCTAGAAATAAGCTCATCGGACCAATTCCTCCTAGTCTTTCTACATTACATTTTTTAGAAAGCTTAAATCTATCACACAATAACTTATGTGGAAAAATCCCATATTGTAGCCAATTGACCACTTTCAATGATCCATCTATTTATGCTGGTAATATTAATCTTTGTGGAGCTCCTCTAAGTAAGAATTGCACAAGTGATGAGCCAAAATCAAATAGCCATGTTGATgatcaagaagatgaagatgataaagATGATCTGCCTATTTGGTTTTACATTGGTTTGATGTCAGGATTTGTTATTGGGTTTTGGATA actaggTTTTTCTCCGGCCATCTTCTCCGGCCATCTCTCCGACCATCTCTCCGGCCAGTCccttcctttttccttctttttttcttataccTCTTCTTTTTCCATCCCCTCATTCATACATTAAAAATTCTGCGAGCCCTCGACTCCACAAACCCAGCCCGTGCCCCGGCTCCGCCCCTCCCCAGCTCGGCCCCCCACCCGTCCCCAGTGGTGCCCCCACCGCGACCCCGGCCGTGCCCCCGACCCGGCCGCCACCCGGCCTCCCCGCCTCCCCATCTCGCGTCCCCCACCTGCCGCGCCCCGGCTCCGCCCCCTCCCAGCTCGGCCCCCACCCGCGTCCCCCAGCCTGCGCCCCGGCTCCGCGACCCGGCCGCCCGTCGCCCGCGCACGCGCCTCGATCAGCGCGCCCAGGCCCGAGCCTCTGACAGCGCGCGGCTCCAGCCTCGCCGCCGCTCACGCTCCAGCATCTCGCCGCCGCACGCCCGGCTCCAGCCTCCCGCCGCCACGCCCCCAGCTCCCGCCACTCGCCGGAAGATGATGCTGGTCGCCGTCGCTCGCCGGAAGATGATGTTCAGCCGACCAGCCATCTCTTCTCAAATTCCTTGA
- the LOC120273577 gene encoding uncharacterized protein LOC120273577 isoform X2, which translates to MWMSLGTWFTRRVILPHQVVAAAQAGKHNEKRESYGDSLIIDPWGRIIARLPDRLSTGIAIADIDLSNIESVRMRMPISEVCSLICGGCWHWRLRCMAWVRVVVAMHSDQGSIFSRYKFYLIHTVLVISFFFKY; encoded by the exons ATGTGGATGTCCCTGGGAACATGGTTTACAAGGAGAGTAATTTTACCACACCAG GTAGTTGCAGCTGCTCAAGCTGGAAAGCACaatgagaaaagagaaagctaTGGTGATTCACTAATTATTGATCCATGGGGAAGAATTATAGCTCGATTACCTG ATCGTCTTTCTACTGGAATAGCCATCGCTGATATTGATTTATCAAATATTGAATCTGTTAGGATGAGGATGCCGATTTCAGAG GTATGCTCATTAATTTGTGGTGGTTGCTGGCATTGGAGGTTGAGGTGCATGGCATGGGTCAGGGTGGTTGTTGCAATGCACTCTGATCAGGGTTCTATCTTTTCAAGATATAAATTCTATTTGATTCACACTGTGTTGGtgatttccttcttttttaaGTATTAA
- the LOC120273577 gene encoding uncharacterized protein LOC120273577 isoform X1: MVSLLRLLNLSMELLCIDIVLWQGLMWMSLGTWFTRRVILPHQVVAAAQAGKHNEKRESYGDSLIIDPWGRIIARLPDRLSTGIAIADIDLSNIESVRMRMPISEVCSLICGGCWHWRLRCMAWVRVVVAMHSDQGSIFSRYKFYLIHTVLVISFFFKY, from the exons ATGGTGAGTCTCTTGAGATTGCTGAACCTATCGATGGAACTATTATGCATAGATATTGTTCTCTGGCAAG GTTTGATGTGGATGTCCCTGGGAACATGGTTTACAAGGAGAGTAATTTTACCACACCAG GTAGTTGCAGCTGCTCAAGCTGGAAAGCACaatgagaaaagagaaagctaTGGTGATTCACTAATTATTGATCCATGGGGAAGAATTATAGCTCGATTACCTG ATCGTCTTTCTACTGGAATAGCCATCGCTGATATTGATTTATCAAATATTGAATCTGTTAGGATGAGGATGCCGATTTCAGAG GTATGCTCATTAATTTGTGGTGGTTGCTGGCATTGGAGGTTGAGGTGCATGGCATGGGTCAGGGTGGTTGTTGCAATGCACTCTGATCAGGGTTCTATCTTTTCAAGATATAAATTCTATTTGATTCACACTGTGTTGGtgatttccttcttttttaaGTATTAA